In the genome of Kitasatospora cathayae, one region contains:
- a CDS encoding phosphoribosyl-dephospho-CoA transferase MdcG domain-containing protein: protein MRNSTEELHDGPRRRVGPLAALDGRLPRTHDLLLMQCPSSLRPLTGGELPDWARTVLRAHPWVTVGRAPSVVGTPVDVPRPRRCTRDPEAAPEHWIPVTTRGPRAGQRLDALAPWAAVARTLRPEQLAERRARLAPERVTDVPALALLPEVGRLVADHRLAWGPIGAVGYELGTGVPVAGPLSPLRLVLRAPHPISRRDALQLRRALSKLPVPVQAELETRYGAVQLAEYAAGVHTFTLLTPYGPREVHDPWFPRGPYG from the coding sequence GTGAGGAACTCGACCGAGGAACTGCACGACGGGCCGCGCCGGCGGGTCGGCCCGCTGGCCGCGCTGGACGGGCGGCTGCCCCGCACCCACGACCTGCTGCTGATGCAGTGCCCCAGCTCGCTGCGCCCGCTGACCGGCGGCGAGCTGCCGGACTGGGCGCGCACCGTCCTGCGGGCGCACCCGTGGGTGACGGTCGGCCGGGCGCCCTCGGTGGTCGGCACCCCGGTGGACGTCCCGCGGCCGCGGCGCTGCACCCGCGACCCGGAGGCGGCGCCCGAGCACTGGATCCCGGTGACCACCCGCGGCCCGCGCGCCGGACAGCGGCTGGACGCCCTGGCCCCCTGGGCGGCGGTGGCCCGCACACTGCGCCCCGAACAGCTGGCCGAACGGCGGGCACGGCTCGCCCCCGAGCGGGTGACCGACGTCCCGGCGCTGGCCCTGCTGCCCGAGGTCGGCCGACTGGTCGCGGACCACCGCCTCGCCTGGGGCCCGATCGGCGCGGTCGGCTACGAACTGGGCACCGGCGTCCCGGTCGCCGGGCCGCTCAGCCCGCTGCGGCTGGTGCTGCGCGCCCCGCACCCGATCAGCCGGCGCGACGCGCTGCAGCTGCGGCGGGCGCTGAGCAAGCTGCCGGTGCCGGTACAGGCCGAACTGGAGACCCGCTACGGCGCGGTCCAGCTGGCCGAGTACGCGGCGGGCGTGCACACCTTCACCCTGCTGACGCCGTACGGGCCCCGCGAGGTCCACGACCCGTGGTTCCCGCGCGGCCCGTACGGGTGA
- a CDS encoding LysR family transcriptional regulator, which translates to MSLARWLGDVYAPVVELDVRHLRVLCAIADTGSLRKAALQLGMTQPSLTTQLHRIERAIGGTLFTREQTGSRPTALGHSVLSRARPVISEMAALVAAARQEARDTTGPGHQRRLRIGSVGSRAVAAWLRRVHERLPDTDTTIHVDISASALLRMVAADQLDVAFVYESEGFPLRVPPGAEHRVLMAREPQFVALAAGHPAAARPAVHLADLAEDTWMVDPTADHEYAAMRRVFSEAGLNPRVVQVRDNATAAELVASGEAVRPCQPTSLPGPGTVVRPVHGDPLAVRLLFTWRPRVLSPPALDALYGELRAAYLDLAKVSPAYLDWLARHEPVLLERVQTV; encoded by the coding sequence ATGTCCTTGGCGAGGTGGCTGGGTGACGTCTATGCTCCCGTCGTGGAGCTCGACGTGAGACACCTCCGGGTGCTGTGCGCGATCGCCGACACCGGCAGCCTCCGCAAGGCCGCGCTCCAGCTCGGCATGACCCAGCCCTCCCTCACCACCCAGCTGCACCGGATCGAACGGGCCATCGGCGGAACCCTGTTCACCCGCGAGCAGACCGGCAGCCGGCCCACCGCCCTCGGCCACTCCGTGCTGTCCCGGGCCCGGCCGGTGATCAGCGAGATGGCCGCCCTGGTCGCCGCCGCCCGCCAGGAGGCCCGGGACACCACCGGCCCCGGCCACCAGCGCCGGCTGCGGATCGGCAGCGTCGGCAGCCGGGCGGTCGCCGCCTGGCTGCGCCGGGTGCACGAGCGGCTGCCGGACACCGACACCACCATCCACGTCGACATCTCCGCCAGCGCGCTGCTGCGGATGGTCGCCGCCGACCAGCTGGACGTGGCCTTCGTGTACGAGAGCGAGGGCTTCCCGCTGCGGGTGCCGCCGGGCGCCGAGCACCGGGTGCTGATGGCCCGCGAGCCGCAGTTCGTCGCGCTCGCCGCCGGACACCCGGCCGCCGCCCGGCCGGCCGTCCACCTGGCCGACCTCGCCGAGGACACCTGGATGGTCGACCCGACCGCCGACCACGAGTACGCCGCGATGCGCCGGGTGTTCAGCGAGGCCGGGCTCAACCCCCGGGTGGTGCAGGTGCGGGACAACGCCACCGCCGCCGAACTGGTCGCCTCCGGCGAGGCCGTCCGCCCCTGCCAGCCGACCTCACTGCCCGGCCCCGGCACCGTGGTCCGCCCGGTGCACGGGGACCCGCTGGCCGTCCGGCTGCTGTTCACCTGGCGACCCCGGGTGCTCAGCCCGCCCGCCCTGGACGCGCTGTACGGCGAACTGCGCGCCGCCTACCTGGATCTGGCCAAGGTCAGCCCGGCCTACCTGGACTGGCTGGCGCGGCACGAACCGGTGCTGCTGGAGCGGGTTCAGACCGTCTGA
- a CDS encoding pentapeptide repeat-containing protein, whose amino-acid sequence MPRSVPDQLADLPYAELLRSHTGPLRSDARYDTTHFDGGAHTDESGAGAVFLECAFTGVALSGVKLRQARFNEVWVQAGRWVACDLSDTEWQDSDFVGGVLAGVAGYGAALRRVVFRGCKLEAVNLRAAVLRDVVFEDCLLRDVDFGEARLTGVSFPGSTLEEVRLRGATLSKTDLRGAARLGLADGHQGLRGAVISSTQLLELAPQFAHALGIEVKDR is encoded by the coding sequence ATGCCCCGTTCCGTCCCCGATCAGCTCGCCGACCTCCCGTACGCCGAGCTGCTGCGCTCGCACACCGGTCCGCTGCGCAGCGACGCGCGGTACGACACCACGCACTTCGACGGCGGCGCGCACACGGACGAGTCGGGTGCCGGCGCCGTCTTCCTGGAGTGCGCCTTCACCGGGGTCGCGCTCAGCGGGGTCAAGCTGCGCCAGGCCCGGTTCAACGAGGTCTGGGTGCAGGCCGGCCGCTGGGTGGCCTGCGACCTGAGCGACACCGAGTGGCAGGACAGCGACTTCGTCGGCGGCGTGCTGGCCGGGGTCGCGGGCTACGGCGCCGCGCTGCGCCGGGTGGTGTTCCGCGGCTGCAAGCTGGAGGCGGTCAACCTGCGGGCGGCCGTGCTGCGGGACGTCGTCTTCGAGGACTGCCTGCTGCGCGATGTGGACTTCGGCGAGGCCAGGCTGACCGGGGTGTCCTTCCCCGGCTCGACGCTGGAGGAGGTCCGGCTGCGCGGGGCGACGCTGAGCAAGACCGACCTGCGCGGGGCCGCCCGGCTCGGTCTGGCGGACGGCCACCAGGGCCTGCGCGGAGCCGTCATCAGCTCGACCCAACTGCTCGAGCTGGCACCGCAGTTCGCCCATGCGCTGGGAATCGAGGTCAAGGACCGCTGA
- a CDS encoding phosphocholine-specific phospholipase C, giving the protein MAELSRRKFVTLSGAAAAGLAAAGTGAAGTAAAATASTTTLSTTGTITDVQHVVILMQENRSFDHYFGTLKGVRGFADKATIRISGGYSVFNQPNGLFARQYPWAFNPSGATGSPETLAQCNGDLSHAWSDQHKAWNGGKMDSWVSAKGTVRTLGYLQRGDIPFHYALADNWAICDAYHCSVLSATGPNRTYHWSGWIDPSGTAGGPAYDGGSESNLRWQTYAEALENAGVSWKVYQNANDNFGDNALAYFSQFANAAAGSPLAVKGMGSVPAVTGRTPDDIAAAIRSDVLNGTLPQVSWIVADQQSSEHPYATPEDGAHFVHLVMDALNADPNVFNSTVLLINYDENDGFFDHVPPPAAPAGTADEFYNSTNIGLGFRVPLIAVSPWSRGGWVNSETFDHTSVLRFLEVWTAAIGKPATSPNISAWRRQVCGDLTSVFDFANPVYGMPALPDTSQTIGLSTCGPLPNPSPGNNALPAQEPGTRPARALPYQPNANLDHWDADPSGVMHVWLKMSNDGAARSAHFAAYANAYRSGGPWQYTVGSGSPVTDFFNCGTNGFGNGKYDLTVVGPNRFLRRFTGDLTQPGKNAAVTASYAVEPGTGKLAVHFKLANSGTTPITFTITSNNYRTDGPWTYQVPAGGSTSDFFNAVAYQNGWYDFTVTVNVDGSWSQRFTGHLETGAPSVSG; this is encoded by the coding sequence ATGGCCGAGTTGAGTCGTAGGAAGTTCGTGACGCTGTCCGGAGCGGCCGCGGCCGGTCTCGCGGCGGCCGGCACCGGCGCCGCGGGGACCGCGGCCGCCGCGACCGCATCCACCACCACGCTCAGCACCACCGGCACCATCACCGACGTGCAGCACGTGGTGATCCTGATGCAGGAGAACCGCAGCTTCGACCACTACTTCGGCACCCTCAAGGGCGTCCGCGGCTTCGCCGACAAGGCCACCATCCGGATCTCCGGCGGCTACAGCGTCTTCAACCAGCCGAACGGCCTGTTCGCCCGTCAGTACCCGTGGGCCTTCAATCCCTCGGGCGCCACCGGCTCCCCGGAGACCCTGGCGCAGTGCAACGGCGACCTCTCGCACGCCTGGTCCGACCAGCACAAGGCCTGGAACGGCGGCAAGATGGACTCCTGGGTGTCCGCCAAGGGCACCGTCCGCACCCTCGGCTACCTGCAGCGCGGCGACATCCCGTTCCACTACGCGCTGGCCGACAACTGGGCCATCTGCGACGCCTACCACTGCTCGGTGCTGAGCGCGACCGGCCCCAACCGCACCTACCACTGGTCGGGTTGGATCGACCCCAGCGGCACCGCCGGCGGCCCCGCCTACGACGGCGGATCCGAGTCCAACCTGCGCTGGCAGACCTACGCCGAGGCGCTGGAGAACGCCGGCGTCAGCTGGAAGGTCTACCAGAACGCCAACGACAACTTCGGCGACAACGCCCTCGCCTACTTCAGCCAGTTCGCCAACGCCGCGGCCGGCAGTCCGCTCGCCGTCAAGGGCATGGGCTCCGTCCCCGCCGTCACCGGCCGGACCCCGGACGACATCGCCGCCGCGATCAGGTCCGACGTGCTGAACGGCACCCTGCCGCAGGTCTCCTGGATCGTCGCCGACCAGCAGTCCTCCGAGCACCCCTACGCCACCCCCGAGGACGGCGCGCACTTCGTCCACCTGGTGATGGACGCCCTGAACGCGGACCCCAACGTGTTCAACTCCACCGTCCTGCTGATCAACTACGACGAGAACGACGGCTTCTTCGACCACGTCCCGCCACCGGCGGCGCCCGCCGGCACCGCGGACGAGTTCTACAACTCCACCAACATCGGCCTCGGCTTCCGCGTCCCGCTGATCGCCGTCTCCCCGTGGAGCCGCGGCGGCTGGGTCAACTCCGAGACCTTCGACCACACCTCGGTGCTGCGCTTCCTGGAGGTGTGGACCGCCGCCATCGGCAAGCCGGCCACCAGCCCCAACATCAGCGCCTGGCGCCGGCAGGTCTGCGGCGACCTCACCTCGGTCTTCGACTTCGCCAACCCGGTGTACGGCATGCCCGCGCTGCCCGACACCTCCCAGACCATCGGCCTGTCCACCTGCGGCCCGCTGCCCAACCCCTCGCCCGGCAACAACGCGCTGCCCGCGCAGGAGCCCGGCACCCGCCCGGCCCGCGCCCTGCCGTACCAGCCCAACGCCAACCTGGACCACTGGGACGCCGACCCCAGCGGCGTCATGCACGTCTGGCTGAAGATGTCCAACGACGGCGCCGCCCGGTCCGCGCACTTCGCCGCCTACGCCAACGCCTACCGCAGCGGCGGCCCCTGGCAGTACACCGTCGGCTCCGGCAGCCCGGTCACCGACTTCTTCAACTGCGGCACCAACGGCTTCGGCAACGGCAAGTACGACCTGACCGTGGTCGGCCCCAACCGGTTCCTGCGCCGCTTCACCGGCGACCTCACCCAGCCGGGCAAGAACGCCGCCGTCACCGCCTCCTACGCGGTCGAGCCGGGCACCGGCAAGCTCGCGGTCCACTTCAAGCTGGCCAACTCCGGCACCACCCCGATCACCTTCACGATCACCTCCAACAACTACCGCACGGACGGGCCCTGGACCTACCAGGTCCCGGCCGGCGGCAGCACCAGCGACTTCTTCAACGCCGTGGCCTACCAGAACGGCTGGTACGACTTCACCGTCACGGTGAACGTCGACGGCAGCTGGTCGCAACGCTTCACCGGCCACCTGGAGACGGGCGCGCCCAGCGTCAGCGGCTGA
- a CDS encoding low temperature requirement protein A — protein sequence MASDPAEAAPRAQHVDPPPVRRMVPRDRDEPHRVATPLELFFDLCFVVAVGQAGRELAHSLAAGHYGEGLRGYALAFFAIWWAWMNFTWFASAYDCDDVPYRITTLVQIAGVLILAAGVPRLFATQDLALAITGYVVMRLAMVTQWLRAAAAEQGEARRVALRYAVGITVCQVGWVVVLLLPDAARPVVIPIGVLCELAVPVVAELRMQTSWHPHHIAERYGLFTLIVLGETVAAATVAVQSAVDEHEGLGRLVPVAVGGLLICFAAWWIYFARPVHEHLRSNRQAFAWGYGHYLVFGSAAAIGTGLEVAVESAVHKTEISEAAATAAVTVPTAVYLVSVWYLHSRHTKRGPLAQSLAPTGAVLVLACTALGGSGVPAAGLVCAVLIAVGVLVHSRESGAQTV from the coding sequence ATGGCCAGTGACCCCGCCGAAGCGGCGCCGCGCGCGCAGCACGTCGACCCGCCCCCGGTGCGCCGGATGGTCCCGCGCGACCGCGACGAGCCGCACCGGGTCGCCACCCCGCTGGAACTCTTCTTCGACCTCTGCTTCGTGGTCGCGGTCGGCCAGGCCGGGCGCGAACTCGCCCACTCCCTCGCGGCCGGGCACTACGGCGAGGGCCTGCGCGGCTACGCGCTCGCCTTCTTCGCGATCTGGTGGGCGTGGATGAACTTCACCTGGTTCGCCTCCGCGTACGACTGCGACGACGTGCCGTACCGGATCACCACGCTGGTGCAGATCGCCGGTGTGCTGATCCTCGCCGCCGGGGTGCCGCGGCTGTTCGCCACCCAGGACCTGGCGCTGGCGATCACCGGCTACGTGGTGATGCGCCTGGCGATGGTCACCCAGTGGCTGCGCGCGGCGGCCGCCGAGCAGGGCGAGGCGCGCCGGGTCGCGCTGCGCTACGCGGTGGGGATCACGGTCTGCCAGGTCGGCTGGGTGGTGGTGCTGCTGCTGCCGGACGCCGCCCGGCCGGTGGTCATCCCGATCGGCGTGCTGTGCGAGCTGGCCGTGCCGGTGGTCGCCGAACTGCGGATGCAGACCTCCTGGCACCCGCACCACATCGCCGAGCGGTACGGGCTGTTCACCCTGATCGTGCTCGGCGAGACGGTGGCCGCCGCGACGGTGGCGGTGCAGTCGGCGGTGGACGAGCACGAGGGGCTGGGCCGGCTGGTGCCGGTGGCGGTCGGCGGGCTGCTGATCTGCTTCGCCGCCTGGTGGATCTACTTCGCCCGGCCCGTCCACGAGCACCTGCGCTCCAACCGGCAGGCCTTCGCCTGGGGTTACGGGCACTACCTGGTGTTCGGCTCGGCGGCGGCGATCGGCACCGGGCTGGAGGTGGCGGTGGAGTCGGCCGTGCACAAGACGGAGATCTCCGAGGCGGCCGCCACCGCGGCGGTCACCGTGCCGACCGCGGTCTACCTGGTCAGCGTCTGGTACCTGCACTCCCGGCACACCAAGCGCGGCCCGCTCGCCCAGTCGCTGGCGCCGACCGGGGCGGTGCTGGTGCTGGCCTGCACCGCGCTGGGCGGCTCCGGGGTGCCGGCGGCGGGCCTGGTCTGCGCGGTGCTGATCGCGGTGGGGGTGCTGGTCCACAGCCGGGAGAGCGGGGCTCAGACGGTCTGA
- a CDS encoding snapalysin family zinc-dependent metalloprotease: MKRSVLSAALGLALAAGLAALPATAVAAPAVHGDTASTYAGSTEWAANNQAFFRAVLASARARQAADPWLQTVTVTYDTTSAPSFAGDIADAAQIWNNSVHNVRLQETSGTGDFSYTEGDGSGSYASTDGHGHGYIFIDHQQAQEYYSLRIVAHETGHVLGLPDDYAGPCSELMSGHGPGPSCTNAHPDAIESAQVDALWANGVAEPN, from the coding sequence ATGAAACGATCCGTGCTGTCCGCCGCCCTGGGCCTGGCCCTGGCCGCCGGCCTCGCCGCACTGCCCGCCACCGCCGTCGCCGCGCCGGCGGTGCACGGCGACACCGCATCGACGTACGCCGGTTCGACCGAGTGGGCCGCGAACAACCAGGCGTTCTTCCGGGCCGTGCTGGCCTCCGCCAGGGCCAGGCAGGCCGCCGACCCGTGGCTGCAGACCGTCACCGTCACCTACGACACCACCAGCGCGCCCTCCTTCGCCGGCGACATCGCCGACGCCGCGCAGATCTGGAACAACTCGGTGCACAACGTCCGGCTCCAGGAGACCAGCGGCACCGGCGACTTCTCCTACACCGAGGGCGACGGCAGCGGCTCGTACGCCAGCACCGACGGCCACGGACACGGCTACATCTTCATCGACCACCAGCAGGCCCAGGAGTACTACTCGCTCCGGATCGTCGCCCACGAGACCGGACACGTGCTCGGCCTGCCCGATGACTACGCCGGTCCGTGCAGTGAACTGATGTCGGGTCACGGTCCCGGCCCGTCCTGCACCAACGCGCACCCCGACGCCATCGAGAGCGCCCAGGTCGACGCGCTCTGGGCGAACGGCGTGGCGGAGCCCAACTGA
- a CDS encoding ABC transporter family substrate-binding protein has translation MDASTSARRLGRAAALAVAVALAVTACTSGGGGSGGDVAKSEPPRQDSQDINAKPLDQIKDGGEVRFALDQWITQWNPLQVDGGSYTDTVNLIRTVEPSLFGTDASGTFQPNPDYLVEAKVTSTSPQVITYKLNPKAKWSDGKPLSYLDFKADWQSSNGKDPAYNIADPSGYELISAVEQGADPTEVKVTFAQPYADWQNLFRPLIPAAGIATPDDFNKGWVEKIPITAGPFRIGTADKTAQTLSLVPDPAWWGTKPKLDKITFRVMDKSASIQAYLNNEIDLASAGTAAAYGQLKNAKDTAIRAASPWDEVHISFGGNGALADQKVRQALGRALDRSALIKIANNGVPVEFKPLGNHIIMPNQTGYQDNSGDWAKFDLAAAKKLLDDAGWKEAGSGQPRTKDGQPLELHWVLSDGTQQAQLDLATAAAAMWQAAGVKVDLDKVAANDFFAKYVTPGKFDVASWRNTDSFPNSKSLANFRLPVGDNSFQNPSRLGSQEIDDLLKKAAGTVDPADAAKLYNQADAKIWELGHTVELYQRPVVVAVRKGLANYGAFGLGSEDYSKVGWEK, from the coding sequence ATGGACGCTTCCACCTCGGCCCGCCGCCTCGGCCGGGCGGCCGCCCTCGCCGTCGCCGTCGCGCTGGCGGTCACCGCGTGCACTTCCGGCGGGGGCGGCTCGGGCGGCGACGTGGCCAAGAGCGAGCCGCCGAGACAGGACTCCCAGGACATCAACGCCAAGCCGCTGGACCAGATCAAGGACGGCGGCGAGGTGCGCTTCGCACTGGACCAGTGGATCACCCAGTGGAACCCGCTCCAGGTGGACGGCGGCAGCTACACCGACACGGTGAACCTGATCCGCACCGTGGAGCCCTCGCTGTTCGGCACCGACGCCTCCGGCACCTTCCAGCCGAACCCCGACTACCTGGTGGAGGCCAAGGTCACCTCGACCTCGCCGCAGGTGATCACGTACAAGCTGAACCCCAAGGCCAAGTGGTCGGACGGCAAGCCGCTCAGCTACCTGGACTTCAAGGCCGACTGGCAGAGCAGCAACGGCAAGGACCCGGCGTACAACATCGCCGACCCGTCCGGCTACGAGCTGATCTCCGCGGTCGAACAGGGCGCCGACCCGACCGAGGTGAAGGTCACCTTCGCCCAGCCGTACGCGGACTGGCAGAACCTGTTCCGCCCGCTGATCCCGGCGGCCGGCATCGCCACCCCGGACGACTTCAACAAGGGCTGGGTGGAGAAGATCCCGATCACCGCCGGCCCGTTCAGGATCGGGACGGCGGACAAGACCGCGCAGACCCTCAGCCTGGTCCCGGACCCGGCCTGGTGGGGGACCAAGCCCAAGCTCGACAAGATCACCTTCCGGGTGATGGACAAGTCGGCGAGCATCCAGGCGTACCTCAACAACGAGATCGACCTCGCCTCGGCCGGCACCGCGGCCGCGTACGGGCAGCTCAAGAACGCCAAGGACACCGCGATCCGGGCCGCCAGCCCGTGGGACGAGGTGCACATCTCGTTCGGTGGCAACGGCGCGCTGGCGGACCAGAAGGTCCGCCAGGCGCTCGGCAGGGCGCTCGATCGCTCGGCCCTGATCAAGATCGCCAACAACGGGGTGCCGGTGGAGTTCAAGCCGCTTGGCAACCACATCATCATGCCCAACCAGACCGGCTACCAGGACAATTCCGGCGACTGGGCCAAGTTCGACCTCGCGGCCGCCAAGAAGCTGCTGGACGACGCCGGCTGGAAGGAGGCCGGCAGCGGTCAGCCGCGGACCAAGGACGGGCAGCCGCTGGAGCTGCACTGGGTGCTCAGCGACGGCACCCAGCAGGCCCAGCTCGACCTCGCCACCGCGGCGGCGGCGATGTGGCAGGCGGCCGGGGTCAAGGTCGACCTGGACAAGGTGGCCGCCAACGACTTCTTCGCCAAGTACGTCACCCCGGGCAAGTTCGACGTCGCCAGCTGGCGCAACACCGACTCGTTCCCGAACTCCAAGAGCCTCGCCAACTTCCGCCTGCCGGTGGGCGACAACTCCTTCCAGAACCCGTCCCGCCTGGGCAGCCAGGAGATCGACGACCTGCTGAAGAAGGCGGCCGGAACGGTCGACCCGGCGGATGCCGCGAAGCTCTACAACCAGGCGGACGCGAAGATCTGGGAGCTCGGCCACACCGTCGAGCTCTACCAGCGGCCGGTCGTGGTGGCGGTCCGCAAGGGGCTCGCCAACTACGGCGCCTTCGGCCTGGGCAGCGAGGACTACAGCAAGGTCGGCTGGGAGAAGTAG